In Blastopirellula sp. J2-11, a single genomic region encodes these proteins:
- a CDS encoding xylose operon transcription regulator XylR → MSPPQRVAIIPDFAERYDRSVIDGISRYVHQESKWSLYVPADIEHRDAQLMRWKGDGIIANFDDPKIVDIVRHKNLPSIGFGGGAGYSNSKIVYMATGDEAIGRMGAEHFLERGYSQFAFAAMPLTRRDQPWSERRAQAFAQRVAEEGYQTRKFRPSLSVARDWDQLLGALGQWIEELPKPIGLMAAYDTFAFHVLEACREREIQVPEDVAVLGVDNEEHICELSTPQLSSIIQGGATLGYRAAEMLDQMMQGKIKKTPKVIHLPPVGIVTRRSTDILAIRDKDVARALQFIRENACHGIQVPDVVRQVSLSRVTLENRFRELIGRTMHREIKRIQLDKVKELLRTTDLPMQMVASQSGFEYPEYLSNFFSRETGRTLGQYRSESRD, encoded by the coding sequence ATGTCGCCTCCGCAACGCGTCGCTATCATCCCCGATTTTGCCGAGCGGTACGATCGCTCTGTGATTGATGGAATCAGCCGTTATGTTCACCAGGAAAGCAAGTGGAGCTTGTATGTTCCGGCGGATATTGAGCATCGCGACGCCCAGTTAATGCGATGGAAGGGGGACGGGATCATTGCGAACTTCGATGATCCTAAAATCGTTGACATTGTTCGCCACAAAAATCTTCCTTCCATCGGTTTCGGCGGAGGCGCCGGATACTCCAATTCAAAAATCGTCTACATGGCGACAGGCGACGAGGCGATCGGACGAATGGGAGCGGAGCATTTCTTGGAGCGCGGCTACTCGCAGTTCGCCTTCGCCGCAATGCCGCTGACGCGCCGCGACCAACCCTGGTCAGAGCGACGTGCGCAAGCGTTCGCCCAGCGTGTCGCTGAGGAAGGTTATCAGACGCGGAAGTTTCGTCCATCGCTGTCAGTCGCGCGCGATTGGGACCAGTTGCTTGGGGCGTTAGGCCAATGGATTGAGGAATTGCCAAAACCGATCGGTTTGATGGCGGCGTACGATACGTTTGCATTTCATGTCCTTGAGGCGTGCCGCGAACGGGAAATTCAAGTGCCCGAAGATGTCGCTGTATTGGGCGTCGACAATGAGGAGCACATCTGTGAACTTTCGACGCCGCAGCTCAGCAGCATCATTCAAGGGGGAGCAACGCTCGGCTATCGCGCCGCCGAAATGTTGGACCAAATGATGCAAGGAAAGATCAAAAAAACGCCGAAAGTGATTCATCTGCCTCCGGTCGGAATTGTAACGCGACGCTCAACCGATATCCTCGCCATTCGAGACAAAGACGTCGCTCGAGCTCTGCAATTTATTCGCGAAAACGCATGTCATGGAATTCAAGTTCCCGACGTCGTTCGCCAGGTGTCGCTGTCGCGCGTGACTCTGGAAAATCGTTTTCGTGAACTCATCGGCCGAACAATGCACCGTGAGATTAAACGTATCCAACTCGACAAAGTCAAAGAGTTGCTGCGAACGACCGATCTGCCGATGCAAATGGTCGCTAGTCAAAGCGGTTTCGAATATCCAGAGTATCTCTCTAATTTCTTTAGCCGGGAAACGGGACGCACGTTAGGTCAATATCGCAGCGAATCGCGAGACTGA
- a CDS encoding SDR family NAD(P)-dependent oxidoreductase, protein MSQFEGKIALVTGASSGIGQAVALLLASRGAQVVAIARREERLEALRRECENIHPQAADVTDHRQLERIVTETVRAHRQIDIVVNNAGASFYERLLDSTLENWRRTLETNVESMFALTKLVVPHMIERRYGRIVNVSSIQAKAAEPMVGAYAASKGAIDAWSRSLAVDLAEYGILVNVVSPGCIRTEMSVINGIDETETEEFRQWYVERRRIPLARPGASHEVAAAIAFLSGDECTYITGHTLVVDGGLTITF, encoded by the coding sequence ATGAGTCAATTTGAAGGGAAGATCGCTTTGGTAACCGGTGCAAGTTCCGGAATTGGCCAAGCGGTCGCTTTGCTGCTCGCATCGCGAGGCGCTCAGGTCGTCGCAATCGCTCGGCGAGAAGAACGTCTCGAAGCTTTGCGTCGTGAGTGTGAAAATATTCATCCTCAGGCGGCTGACGTTACCGATCATCGGCAACTTGAACGAATCGTGACCGAAACGGTTCGGGCCCATCGTCAGATCGACATCGTGGTCAATAACGCCGGAGCGAGCTTTTACGAACGCCTGTTGGATAGCACCCTTGAAAACTGGCGGCGAACATTAGAAACGAACGTCGAATCGATGTTTGCACTGACCAAGCTGGTCGTGCCGCACATGATCGAACGTCGTTATGGCCGTATCGTCAACGTTTCCAGCATTCAGGCGAAGGCCGCAGAACCGATGGTGGGCGCCTATGCCGCCAGCAAGGGAGCGATCGACGCTTGGAGTCGTTCACTGGCCGTTGATTTGGCCGAATACGGCATCTTGGTGAACGTTGTTTCTCCGGGTTGTATCCGTACCGAAATGAGCGTCATCAACGGAATTGACGAAACGGAGACCGAAGAGTTTCGTCAGTGGTATGTCGAACGGCGTCGTATTCCGTTGGCCCGACCTGGCGCGAGTCACGAAGTAGCGGCGGCAATCGCTTTTCTCAGCGGCGACGAATGCACTTATATAACCGGCCATACGTTAGTGGTTGACGGCGGTTTGACGATCACTTTTTAA